Proteins encoded within one genomic window of Argiope bruennichi chromosome 7, qqArgBrue1.1, whole genome shotgun sequence:
- the LOC129975876 gene encoding intracellular coagulation inhibitor 1-like: protein MGIGNLLFFIPLLAVASSQSLNDPWLRDPLLVGLWKLTRAINGFGFNLFEDLVIAEEGNVLICPYSLATALGILHFGSEGDTEKELSYVLGYEAVNLTKDEAAQTFYLLSTKHLKSSNPKLYFFDAPSTIVVNRKNGVLPTFQRTVEVLFQAPVTVSDFVESGEELIRSLNEWVAARTKNKIHHIIYSVDPFSDMIILNAAFFKGAWMHKFSPQATQPGVFYNYGELSKPRSVQMMRMTEVLSYHKDQHHSVLELPFKGRNVSMIIFLPDSFHGIEELQYQFSPEFFEQQVLQMIRSEVEVILPKFKVRFGEDLTGNLQGLGAETLFNPERVDLAHMIRRDTLTIGEVYHKTMVSVTEGGVEAAATTAIFSFKSIPSVMDIPDFLVDHPFLFVIYERRIKMILFVCRVMEL from the exons ATGGGTATCGGGAACTTGTTGTTTTTCATCCCGCTACTTGCGGTCGCATCCTCTCAATCGCTGAACGATCCATGGTTGCGAGATCCCCTGCTCGTAGGCCTCTGGAAACTGACAAGGGCCATCAACGGCTTCGGATTCAATCTGTTCGAAGATTTGGTCATCGCTGAAGAAGGAAACGTGCTCATTTGCCCATATTCTTTAGCCACTGCTCTTGGGATACTTCATTTCGGATCCGAAGGCGACACCGAAAAG GAATTGTCTTATGTTTTGGGTTATGAAGCGGTCAATCTAACGAAAGACGAAGCAGCCCAAACATTCTATTTGCTTTCAACCAAACACTTGAAAAGTTCCAATCCAAAATTATACTTCTTCGATGCCCCCAGCACTATCGTGGTCAACCGAAAAAATGGTGTACTTCCCACATTCCAGCGTACGGTAGAAGTATTATTTCAGGCTCCTGTGACAGTATCCGACTTCGTAGAATCGGGAGAAGAGCTGATTCGATCTCTTAATGAGTGGGTAGCTGCTCGCACAAAGAACAAAATTCATCATATTATATATTCTGTAGATCCTTTCTCTGATATGATCATTTTGAATGCGGCGTTCTTCAAAGGAGCATGGATGCATAAGTTCTCGCCTCAGGCGACACAACCTGGGGTATTCTACAATTATGGAGAACTCTCAAAACCAAG GAGTGTCCAAATGATGCGAATGACAGAGGTACTGAGCTATCACAAAGACCAGCACCATAGCGTTCTGGAACTTCCCTTCAAAGGACGAAATGTCAGCATGATAATATTTCTTCCGGACAGCTTCCATGGAATCGAAGAGTTACAGTACCAATTCTCCCCAGAATTTTTCGAGCAACAGGTATTGCAGATGATTCGATCCGAAGTGGAAGTTATTCTTCctaaatttaaagtaagattCGGCGAGGATTTAACGGGGAATCTGCAAGGACTGGGAGCAGAGACACTGTTCAACCCAGAAAGAGTGGACTTGGCTCACATGATTCGCAGGGACACGTTAACTATCGGTGAAGTTTATCACAAAACCATGGTGTCAGTAACAGAAGGTGGTGTTGAAGCAGCAGCCACGACGGCAATCTTTAGTTTCAAGTCAATCCCTTCTGTGATGGATATTCCAGATTTTCTAGTAGATCATCCGTTTTTGTTTGTTATATATGAAAGaaggataaaaatgattttatttgtctGTCGTGTGATGGAATTGTAA